From the genome of Gambusia affinis linkage group LG04, SWU_Gaff_1.0, whole genome shotgun sequence:
actggcagattatgtcCCTTATAATAAGACATCTTTTCCATCTTATACataaacaatctgccagtggaactggtacttttCCATTGCCAGATTATTAAGgaatcattgacttaaaacaagctcttatatttcACCAAAAAGTTACTTATTAGTCAGTTTCATCTAAGGGTTAGACcaagggtgtcaaactccagtcctcaagggccgctgtcctgcaacttttagatgtgcctctgctgcaccacctgactagaataattaggtcattaaggctctggagaactgatctacacagggaggaggtcattaagtcatttcattccagtgttttgtacctgtggcacatctaaaaactgcaggacagcggctctggaggactggagtttgagacctatgggttagggttaggcgaacccaaacatatttttactagaaactacaccaaaaataatattataatatgataatattttgtgtttttgcagtgtaaaccTGTTATTTACCAGTATATGATGGCTTCAAGTTCATAATATCAGTAATAAAATGCTTAAGCCCTACCCATACACAGAATATTGGGAatttatgcaaaatgtattaaaaagaaactaaaataaaaaaagaatcacttATTCTgtcaataatacatttttgaattaaaaagcaaatattttgccGCTAAAGCGATCTTGAAGAAAAGGGAAAACCAAATGCATTCTGGGTTATAGTCaggaaacaaataataaaacttgGTGCCAGCAATCACAAGAAGTAAATTTGAGGTCAAAATAATTCCAGAACTAAGAACAGTGTTGTAACTATCAAACATTGTGTGGCGGTAAAAAGCTGATGTAGTTAGCAGGGGGATAAAggttcttcaaaataaacatagaCATTTGAAACTTTCACAAACTGGCATTTAAATCTACTCTGAGATCCTGATAAAGCAGCGCAACATTAAACCTTCTGGAATAATCCAAAActcaaccatttttttttttttttttaaatggaccaATGAACCGTCTGAAGCTTTGTTTTACTCACAGCCAGGTTAATGATGCAGCCATTTCATTTCtccagaggggaaaaaatactaAGTGGATGATTTCACACATGACCAACCAATGTTCCCCTGACaagtttattacttttattggTTATTATTTGGATTCTTATCATGCCtcatgtcaatgtcaaatttatttataaagcattttagAAATGGGTgtaaaactgcaccaaagtgctgcacaAGAACGACAATAACAcaaattgataaaaacaaagtatcagaACACTACGGTACTTCAAATAAatgccaaagaataaaaatgtaaaggtaAATTGTGGAAAGGTAAATTGTTCCATAGAACaggagcaacaacagaaaaagccaGATCTCCTTTCCTCTTAACTCGGGTCCAAAGAACTGTCAATAACATCTGATTATTTGATCGGAGGGTTCTGGACAcagactgaaattttaaaaggtcCTGAAGATAACGGGGAGCTaaccatttaaaactttataagtTAATAAAAGAATCTTAAAATCTATTCGGTAAAAGACGGGCAGCCAGTGTAAAGAGGCCAGTATGGGCCTTATATGGTCACGCTTCCTGGTTCCTGTAAGAAGCCGTGCTGCTGCATTCTGGATCATCTGAAGTCACTGCATCTGTGATTTATCCAGTCCTCTACATAATGAATTGCAATAATCCAAACGAGATCAAATGAAAGCAGGGATAAGTCCTTCAAAgtccttaaaacaaaaataagatttaacaTTTGCTAAAATCCGCAGGTGATAAAATCTTGATTTAACGACAGAGCTAACTTGTTTATCTAGCTTTAAACAGCCATCAAAAGTAAAACCATGATTCCTGGCAGAGGTCTGACAGAACCGAGCTAAAGAACCAAGAATCAGATCTGGATTTGTAGAGTGAAGACTCTGATCAAATAATAACttgagttttactttgattGAGGTGAAGAAAGTTTTGTTCCATCCAAGATTATGTCAGTGCAATGGATTTACTTATGCGTTATATTTATTCTCTtcttaattaattgatttttgtttcaatGACATGCATATACACTGCTTAGTGGGTGAGAGGTAGGGCGTGCAGCATGGTGCCTTATCCAAATTTAACCAGCAGATGGCCCCGTAGGCAACTAATTGGAGACGCTTCAGCCagttaagtttttcttttttctttttgcttgactagtaaaaaaaataaaaatgaacagattccTTCACTGTGTCTACACTGCAGGAACACAAAATCAGATCAAGTATTCTTggtcaaaactttgaaaattataagttagttttaaaactaacttgtaagttaattttgaaagaatataaaactaacttacaagtaactttttatcaAGGTATGGGAGCCTGTattaagtcaacaattccttaatattgatgaaatagtACAAGTTCTACtgaaagattatttcacttacaacactggaaaaatgtcttctcataagtgaaataatatgccAGTGGAGCAaggactttttcatcaataataagaATTAGTTACTACAAACAAGCTCCTGTGTCATGCTGAAGACGtacttatttcaagtgcagCCACAATACTATAATGCCAGGACTTTATCTCATAggtttttaacttaattttatcattttattaacttttattttcttatcctGGCCCTAATGCTCCATAGTAGAAAGTAATACTGCAGAAAACTCTTCAACTAGGAGACATTGCTGAGTCCAAGTGTCATTTCACTccctttttatttccatcacaAAAAATGTCCCTCTCAAAGATTTAGTTAAATTGTGACTTTAAATGAATAAGATACATTCCACACCTGAACATAACCTTTAGACTGCCATGTCAGATGAGATGATAACTCCTTGAAAGAGTGTGTTTCACCTGATGTGTTGTGGGAGGTGTGGGGAGGTTTTGGGCCTCCCCTGTCTGGAGTCTTGTCTGCTCCTCCGCTCCGACCGACCACACTGGTATCAGACTTTTCAGGCTCTGGAGTCTGCAGATCCGCCAGGAGAGACGGGTCTGCTTTCAGCTTCACCTTTCCCCGGACGCCCCCCGTTTCAGTCTTCTTTGGGGTCTCCTCTACAGgtctgaacaaaacaaattaaactcaTTCAAAGTCATTCTTTATCACAAGACGTTAGACGTCAAAAAGAGTTTAAGCAGCAGTAGGCaactttaataacatttttttttaaagattggggggttttttttacatatttgttaaaactgtgacAGTAAagtataagacagataatctgtgaaaaaaaaaaagaaatagagcTCCtctgccatctgaagaaatacacCACTCTGTCATAAACGACCAATCAgaagcaggaggagggtcttactgctgtcaatcaatctcgcCTACAAGCCGCTTACAACTTCCTGCTCTCTTTGCTACATTAAAGCTGGTTCTCCACAACGGAGCCTGCCGTGAacgctaaagctagttagcatggccaccgataACATGGATAAAAGGTTTTCCTTTAAAGTTAAAGTTCCGTTAGAACATTGGGCAGCATGTACACAAtcttgattgacagcgctaacaccctcctgcaaaaaaacacacaaaaaaaaacaagctctggttgtttttggctgggagctgtgcatttcttcagatggcaatagtagctcaggcaGAAGGTAATTTTTGTGCGCAAACCTCTGTCtattttctgctaatgtcaaaaagaacacaattttgcaattgaggtgtttccattaaaataaggaataaaattaaaatcaaacatgcatgaataaGCTTATTTGTACTAAATCACGTCAGCAATGGATTTAGTGTGAATAGTAAGCAGTTACATGAGATTTATCCAtaattcagccaatcagaggagacgttggCGTCTTAGTCAATCGTTGAAGCAACAAGCCCTTTAAACTTAAGACCATCGACGTCTACGACGTTTTGGGGGAAATTGTAGAATGCCATTTTACATAACAGTTATGGCTTCAACAGGTTGGaatgacacacaactttttatgaaccgTGTGACGCTGcaagagcaaaaacaaagcatcaTCCAgtttctacttcctgtcttcttctttgtggttttttgccagtagtaacgTTTGGcagttgatcatgtgacttgtaatgagaaaaatgtttttcaatacGGTTGAAAACCCACCTCATCATAgtgcaaaaaccttttattgaaaatctggagttttttttttattttttaaattgtcttgttttccATAGAGCAAATTTATCTTCCTAATTTCAATTGTGCAATTTTGCTGATAACGCAAACACAgctagttttaacaaatatgtaaaaagtgtgttttagtAGCGTTAAGGATAATTCTTCCGTTCTAATCAGGCTTACTTGTCAGTTTTTCGGAGCGCTACGTTTGTCCACGGtggcttgttgttgttgttgttctcctCAGGAAGTTTCTTGGAGAtgaaagctgctgctgatgctctCGTCTTATCGTCATACTCTTTAGCATTTGTACTCGCCTTGCTACCCGCAGCAGTTGTTTTAGCTGCGCCCCCCTTATCCACATCTTTAACATTGACAACCACGGTTACAGTCCGACCCGGCAACACGTCATGCGCCTTGCTGTTCGCGGTCTGGCCTTTATTCACAGTTGTACTAAAGACGGACGTCTTTTTCTCCTCGTGGTTGACGGCGCTGTCATCCGATTGTAAAAACTTCATTTTTGACTCCCACGTTTTGGCCGCGGTGACGGAGGTCCGAGGAGCGGCCGTGGAGTTGGTGCTGACGTCCGTTGTGAAGGTAGGCGGTTTGGACACGGGAACCTTCTTGGTTTCCGAAGCAGGAGCCGAGACAGGTGAAGCAGAAAACGAACTGGAGCCGTTCGGAGGAGAGCCGGGCTTCTCCATCAACCACGTCGTCCCCGGTCTGGACGGGGTGTTAGCCGGAGCCACTGTGACGGGTTTACGGGGTTCGGCTTGGGGACTGAATTTGGAAATGTGGGTGTTTGTGGGGAGATCGCGAAACGGGGAGCTTGTGTTCGTCGAAAGAGACCTGAAATGCAGGAAAGAAAACGTGATTTCAATAGATGATATCGCACagaattcttctgtttttacttttctggtCACAATTAAATGTTCAGGGgcatcaaactaattttaacatcaGAAAATGCGAATTagtgtggtaaaaaaaaaaacaacaaaaaaaacacccctcTGCACTTTGGTTCGTACAGATAGATGGACCTCCGGGTATTGAGAAACATTTACTTCCTGCAGGAATGGactctgttgaggttttaaatgaTTGGATACAATTTTTCCCAATCGCTAAGTCCAGTTACTTCTGAAGTCAAACTAACACAGCATTTCAGAAGAGAACAGTTCAAACATAGTTGAGGTTTGTTGTCTGGACAGTGATCCAGACAACTCCACCTCTGAATggcacaaaatgaaataaattacgTTAAGGTTTTCAATTGGCCTTGTCAAAGACTGGACTTACATTCAATAAAGACATTAaggttgaattaaaacaagtttgtagCATCGTTCATtgctgaaaacaaatataagacAATCCCAGTGGTTTTCCAACCAAAACAAGAATCTTCAATTTCAACACGTCTTCTGAGTCCAACCAAATACAAATACAGCTGGCACTGCAGATAATTAACTATTTTGAGGAATTTTCCTAATCTACACTTAAAATGCATAACAATTTAGCCTCATTTCCAGACTTccaaattatttctttcatttcatcaacctttatattattgtattattttttgcGATTCAAATGAATTCCAGGAATCCATTCTCCCATTAGTGTCCTTACCTTGCGCAGTTCCTGTGATAGAGCTTTCCCTCCACTAGGTGTCGCTGCACCAGGTGAACATGTTTGTTGCACGACACACATTTGTTGCTTAAAGTTCCTGCTTGAGATTTCTCAACATGATGCTCctgaaagacaaagaagacgTCAGTTAATGAGGAACTTCTTTTAAGACAGAGGCATTTACAGTGGCATCAGAACGtattttagttgttgttgtttctgttgttttgtttgttttggatatttcaaatgtcttccagtttcagtgttaaatgttcattagaatctAAACTTCATCGATCTCTGAAAATGAATTCTTATTATACCATTATTACCACTACATTACATGAAAATGgtcaacaatattatcgttcaTTGCGATAACAaatgggacaatttatcgtccggctaaattgttttttgtgacaGGCCTTCTGATGACAACAGCAACATGAAGAATCCTTCGTCTGGAGTCGTTTATGTCATTGTTACAATAGTTTTCACTTACAATTTCGAATTTTGTGAGTGAATACTTCTCaaaataagggaaaaaaaaatatccagccTGTGAGTTCCAAATGCAGCCTAAAAGTGTCTTTACCTGCGTTGAATTTCTGATCTGTTTAGGTGATGGAGACGGCTTCGTAACGTTGGCAGAGCGGGGAGGACTGTTCTCCCTGCTGGGTTTAGATCCTGGAAACACCTTGGCAGTCACCGGCTGGTTCTTCTTCCCTGAAGGTTCGTCGGCggtgccctctgctggacgcTTTATACCCGCCATGCCACCAACTGAACGCAGACGTAAACGAATTACACGAGGAAAGACGGACAATAATGTAGACTGACTTAATGAAGCAGGGTTAGAACTCACTAGGGGAGCGTCCATGAAAGTAGTTGTAGTACTGAGAGACATACGTCAAGATACTGAGGCGGTCAGGAACCCGGAGAGCCACCATGTCTTCCGCGTCCAGCAGAGCCGGAATCCCCAGTTGATCTTCTGCAACTTTAAAGGcctggaaataatttttaaaaagatgtttaatcactaaaacaacaaaaacaatgtcatTTTTCTAGCTAAGCAAAACAAGACAACTGATAAAGTAATAAAGAGGAGCCTGTCTGACTTTGTGCAAGATTTTTTCGGTGAGCTTTTTTGAGGCCTTGGTGCggcaaaaaatattgaatgttATTATGAGCTTAAATATCAGTAGAAAAGTGATCACGCGTTCTCATCTTCAGAAAGACATTTGTTCCTGCACGCCTGGtattaaaaacatcacagaGCCGGTTTTTTCACAGCTCATGCAGAACGAAAGGCGGCGAGGAGAAGTTTGGCAACTCGAGCGTCGACTTTCACTCACCAGTTCAATGGAAACGAAACAAGCTGAGGCCTGCCAGTGACCACCAGATACATGACTTAATCAGAAATCAGATCATCAGCAGAGCCTTTCCAAACTCACTTTGTCGTTGACTTGCCCTGCTACTTTCTAAAAAATGCTCACATGAGTCAATCTTTCACCACACTGGCTGCTGAGTTTTGGAATCTGTTTCACTCAGAGTACAGCAGACGTTTCCCGTAATACATACCTTTCTTCATTTTCcgtttttttccctcattcatAATTAAACAGATAAATACAGCCGGAATCAGATCGACAAAACTGTACATTTTAATGTGGGCAGAGTGACTCAACAAAACACACCTTTGTTTTATCATCCATTTGTCGTCCAGATTTGGACCGGACtatgtggctgaaaaacgtatcacaaTAAACGTTCCATTTCAGTCTATATCAATAATTATCCatttgtagggttttttttgttttaaatatctgaaatactgtcaAACAGGTGGCGTGGCTTTTCCCGTTTTATCCACAATTTTTACTCATGCTGTT
Proteins encoded in this window:
- the LOC122830354 gene encoding MICAL-like protein 2; its protein translation is MAAVKALQQWCRIQCEGYRDVSITNMTTSFRDGLAFCALIHKHRPDLINFDSLKKEDVYDNNKLAFKVAEDQLGIPALLDAEDMVALRVPDRLSILTYVSQYYNYFHGRSPIGGMAGIKRPAEGTADEPSGKKNQPVTAKVFPGSKPSRENSPPRSANVTKPSPSPKQIRNSTQEHHVEKSQAGTLSNKCVSCNKHVHLVQRHLVEGKLYHRNCARSLSTNTSSPFRDLPTNTHISKFSPQAEPRKPVTVAPANTPSRPGTTWLMEKPGSPPNGSSSFSASPVSAPASETKKVPVSKPPTFTTDVSTNSTAAPRTSVTAAKTWESKMKFLQSDDSAVNHEEKKTSVFSTTVNKGQTANSKAHDVLPGRTVTVVVNVKDVDKGGAAKTTAAGSKASTNAKEYDDKTRASAAAFISKKLPEENNNNNKPPWTNVALRKTDKPVEETPKKTETGGVRGKVKLKADPSLLADLQTPEPEKSDTSVVGRSGGADKTPDRGGPKPPHTSHNTSASENESPGAWRSKLKPISKEAKPAGLPQSPPKPYSNGATRTSEPSGGPSAVSTIISVSKESQNGPKEQIPNAAKSESKNSKTKPGYIPKEDIVRELKEIEENLNELERRGVELELRLRKSEEEGGDNDEDELMVEWFTLIRNKQVAMRRESELVYIGRTQDLEEEQPSVEQELRRLMDKPEHLKTFRDKQREKQLMDKLLEIVNDRNAIVEGLDEDRLREEEEDEELNKMMMSFNIKKDKTKRKSQKFKLFSWGGKKDE